One Astatotilapia calliptera chromosome 1, fAstCal1.2, whole genome shotgun sequence DNA segment encodes these proteins:
- the tm2d3 gene encoding TM2 domain-containing protein 3 produces MASVCQIWRPDRGRCLKSYGIIAVLFMDLMLQCVNGSLSTTNVETHYTRDGPFITSPVVPDAASVFPADEDTSKCPSGGLCHRLPAHCIQCDYHLKCTYGKPTLFTCRPKKGVHCIGESGQQQTNFSLNITCQFCWQLDPSQYRCTNSTNCMTVSCPRKRYNATCDVLDHVHCLGKRRFPKRLFCNWTGGYKWSTALALSITLGGFGADRFYLGQWREGLGKLFSFGGLGIWTLIDVLLIGVGYVGPVDGSLYI; encoded by the exons ATGGCTAGTGTCTGTCAGATTTGGAGACCGGACAGAGGACGGTGCCTTAAAAGCTACGGAATTATCGCTGTATTGTTTATGGACCTTATGTTACAGTGTGTTAACG GTTCCCTGAGCACAACTAATGTTGAGACCCACTACACAAGAGATGGACCTTTCATCACTAGCCCGGTGGTCCCCGATGCAGCCTCAG TGTTTCCTGCAGATGAAGACACATCCAAATGTCCTAGTGGGGGTTTGTGTCACCGCCTGCCAGCTCATTGCATTCAATGCGATTACCATCTCAAGTGCACATATGGCAAACCAACTTTATTTACCTGTAGACCCAAAAAAGGCGTTCACTGCATA GGAGAGTCTGGACAGCAGCAAACCAATTTTTCTCTCAATATCACCTGTCAGTTCTGTTGGCAGCTGGACCCTTCCCAGTATCGCTGCACAAACTCCACCAATTGTATGACAGTCTCTTGCCCACGCAAGCGCTACAATGCCACCTGTGATGTCTTAGATCATGTACATTGCTTAG GTAAAAGACGTTTTCcaaaacgtttattttgtaacTGGACTGGTGGATACAAATGGTCAACAGCATTAGCACTCAG CATTACACTTGGTGGTTTTGGAGCGGACCGGTTTTACCTGGGCCAGTGGAGAGAGGGTCTGGGCAAACTGTTCAGCTTTGGAGGCCTAGGCATTTGGACTTTGATTGACGTCCTTCTAATAGGGGTTGGTTATGTAGGACCTGTTGACGGTTCTCTCTATATCTGA